From Juglans regia cultivar Chandler chromosome 8, Walnut 2.0, whole genome shotgun sequence, the proteins below share one genomic window:
- the LOC108995403 gene encoding rust resistance kinase Lr10-like, translating into MAISVLGAPFVIAFLIYKWRRRHLSMYSDVEEFLQSQNNLMPIRYSFSEIKKMTKGFRKRLGEGGFGTVFKGTLRSGCLVAVKMLSQSKANGQDFISEVATIGRIHHVNIVQLIGFCVHGSKCALIYEFMPNGSLNKHNFSSEANILNCEKTYDIALGVARGIEYLHQGCDMQILHFDIKPHNILLDENLKPKVSDFGLAKVYPVEDSIVPLTRARGTFGYMDPKMLYKNIGGVSYKADVYSFGMLLMEMVSRRKNLHASTEHLSQIYFLTWIYDQFHDGKNIEIQDATVDERKICKKMMIVALWCIQLKPSDRPSMNKVIKMLEGDVECLQVVES; encoded by the coding sequence ATGGCAATCAGTGTATTAGGTGCTCCATTTGTGATTGcatttttgatatataaatggCGAAGGAGGCACTTATCCATGTACAGTGATGTTGAGGAATTTCTGCAAAGCCAAAATAACCTCATGCCAATAAGGTACTCTTTctcagaaattaagaaaatgaccaaAGGTTTTAGGAAAAGATTGGGTGAAGGAGGATTTGGCACAGTATTTAAAGGAACACTTCGAAGTGGATGTCTTGTAGCAGTAAAGATGTTAAGCCAATCCAAAGCAAATGGGCAAGATTTTATTAGTGAAGTAGCAACCATTGGAAGGATCCATCATGTGAATATAGTGCAActcattggtttttgtgttcatGGTTCAAAGTGTGCCCTTATATATGAGTTCATGCCCAACGGATCTCtaaacaaacacaatttttCATCAGAGGCAAATATCCTCAACTGCGAGAAAACATATGATATTGCTTTAGGAGTGGCTCGCGGGATTGAGTATTTACATCAAGGATGTgacatgcaaattttacatttcgACATTAAGCCTCACAACATTCTTcttgatgaaaatttgaaacccaaagtttcagattttggctTAGCAAAAGTGTACCCGGTGGAAGATAGTATTGTTCCTTTGACTCGTGCAAGAGGAACGTTTGGATACATGGATCCTAAAatgctttacaaaaatattggagGCGTTTCATACAAAGCTGATGTCTATAGCTTTGGAATGTTGTTGATGGAAATGGTGAGCAGAAGAAAGAACTTGCATGCATCTACAGAACATTTAAGCCAAATTTACTTCCTCACTTGGATATATGATCAATTCCATGATGGAAAGAATATAGAAATACAAGATGCTACAGTAgatgaaaggaaaatatgtaagaagatgatgatagttGCATTATGGTGCATACAATTGAAGCCTAGCGATCGTCCATCAATGAACAAAGTCATCAAAATGCTTGAAGGAGACGTTGAATGCTTGCAAGTTGTTGAATCATGA